A window of the Linepithema humile isolate Giens D197 chromosome 4, Lhum_UNIL_v1.0, whole genome shotgun sequence genome harbors these coding sequences:
- the LOC105671741 gene encoding protein DENND6A isoform X1 has protein sequence MSVPCCSTSKEPDNAYAVEEVTYAKWERFSNWVHCICIVTFDLELGQAIEAIYPNHVKLSEQERSNVCYLAFPDSNSGCMGDTQYHVRIRQSGIMVQQTSALKEYDRKSPSFLQTDRDYYWGYVYFRQVKDKSLPRGYFQKSVVIITKLPFVNLFCELCALIAPEFFETGTALMEAVVREIDQWPAPIPGQIVHLPLIGVLFQTYIPNQNYKAIIPSIAAMEHAPNVHTTRRLMLTSAHEGDMFRSLASVVSYVHLLWELVLLSEPIVVMAGSPTTCSEMVQALIAMIAPLKYCSDHRPYFTIHDSEFKEYTADSPAPPAVILGVTNPFFAKTLQHWPHIIRISNGSNSEDQKYKIKKSENLKVLDSKPGVYTQYKPFLQKDKTILKKLFRGIQTKRPGEVQTALLKRHLIELTESFMIPLERYIATLMPLQKNISPFKATPTPQMFNPDDFLASLSSAGPQLTTGTKGDWVGLYKRFFRSPNFSGWFHTRYMELSQQLQVKQLEKLSQADLKTWVQGKQEVEVVDMILRIRQKLEKSCIDDLPIDNSIRERLRERINDITHELPDDLKVILRRES, from the exons atgTCAGTACCTTGTTGCTCAACGAGTAAAGAGCCGGATAATGCATATGCTGTGGAAGAGGTGACATATGCAAAATGGGAACGTTTCAGCAATTGGGTGCATTGTATATGCATTGTTACTTTTGATCTTGAACTGGGCCAAGCTATTGag GCGATTTATCCTAATCACGTTAAGTTATCTGAGCAAGAGAGATCCAATGTCTGTTACTTAGCCTTTCCTGATTCCAATTCTGGATGTATGGGAGATACGCAGTATCACGTACGGATAAGACAGAGTGGTATAATGGTGCAGCAAACTAGTGCTCTGAAGGAGTACGATAGGAAATCACCTTCTTTTCTACAAACTGATAGAGATTATTACTGGGGATACGTATATTTTCGACAGGTGAAGGATAAGTCTTTGCCAAGAGGATATTTTCAAAAG AGTGTTGTAATTATTACGAAACTGCCATTTGTTAATTTGTTCTGCGAATTATGTGCTTTAATCGCGCCGGAATTCTTCGAGACCGGAACGGCGCTTATGGAAGCTGTGGTGCGTGAGATTGATCAGTGGCCTGCTCCCATTCCAGGCCAGATAGTTCACTTACCTCTTATCGGTGTACTGTTTCAG ACATATATCCcaaatcaaaattacaaaGCCATTATTCCATCGATTGCTGCCATGGAACATGCACCAAACGTGCACACAACGCGAAGACTGATGTTGACGTCAGCCCATGAGGGCGACATGTTCCGAAGTTTAGCGAGTGTTGTTAGTTATGTACATTTATTGTGGGAGCTGGTTCTTCTTAGCGAGCCAATTGTTGTGATGGCTGGCTCGCCGACTACTTGTTCCGAGATGGTCCAAGCGCTTATAGC AATGATTGCGCCGTTGAAGTACTGTTCCGATCATCGCCCGTACTTCACTATCCACGATTCGGAATTCAAAGAGTACACCGCGGACTCTCCAGCGCCGCCCGCTGTAATCCTAGGTGTGACGAATCCTTTCTTTGCCAAAACCCTGCAACACTGGCCGCATATCATCAGAATAAGTAACGGCAGCAACAGCG AAGACCAGAAATACAAAATCAAGAAGTCTGAGAATCTCAAGGTGCTGGACTCCAAACCTGGCGTTTACACACAGTACAAGCCTTTCCTGCAAAAAGATAAAACCATCTTGAAGAAATTGTTCAGAGGCATTCAGACAAAACGGCCGGGCGAAGTGCAGACTGCGCTCTTGAAACGTCATCTAATAGAGTTAACAGAAAGCTTCATGATCCCGCTCGAGAGATACATCGCAACTCTTATGCCACTACAAAAGAACATATCACCCTTCAAG GCAACTCCTACACCACAAATGTTCAATCCAGATGACTTCCTAGCTAGTTTAAGTAGTGCCGGTCCCCAATTAACTACAGGTACAAAAGGAGATTGGGTGGGATTGTACAAGCGATTCTTCAGGTCGCCTAATTTCTCAGGATGGTTCCACACGAGATACATGGAGCTGAGTCAGCAGTTGCAAGTTAAACAGTTGGAAAAATTATCGCAGGCC GATTTGAAAACGTGGGTGCAGGGAAAGCAAGAGGTAGAAGTGGTCGATATGATACTTAGGATTCGCCAAAAGCTGGAGAAAAGCTGCATCGATGACTTACCAATCGATAACTCAATAAGGGAGAGATTACGGGAGAGAATAAACGATATTACGCATGAATTGCCGGACgatttgaaagttattttaagaCGCGAATCTTGA
- the LOC105671741 gene encoding protein DENND6A isoform X2: MSVPCCSTSKEPDNAYAVEEVTYAKWERFSNWVHCICIVTFDLELGQAIEAIYPNHVKLSEQERSNVCYLAFPDSNSGCMGDTQYHVRIRQSGIMVQQTSALKEYDRKSPSFLQTDRDYYWGYVYFRQVKDKSLPRGYFQKSVVIITKLPFVNLFCELCALIAPEFFETGTALMEAVVREIDQWPAPIPGQIVHLPLIGVLFQTYIPNQNYKAIIPSIAAMEHAPNVHTTRRLMLTSAHEGDMFRSLASVVSYVHLLWELVLLSEPIVVMAGSPTTCSEMVQALIAMIAPLKYCSDHRPYFTIHDSEFKEYTADSPAPPAVILGVTNPFFAKTLQHWPHIIRISNGSNSDQKYKIKKSENLKVLDSKPGVYTQYKPFLQKDKTILKKLFRGIQTKRPGEVQTALLKRHLIELTESFMIPLERYIATLMPLQKNISPFKATPTPQMFNPDDFLASLSSAGPQLTTGTKGDWVGLYKRFFRSPNFSGWFHTRYMELSQQLQVKQLEKLSQADLKTWVQGKQEVEVVDMILRIRQKLEKSCIDDLPIDNSIRERLRERINDITHELPDDLKVILRRES, translated from the exons atgTCAGTACCTTGTTGCTCAACGAGTAAAGAGCCGGATAATGCATATGCTGTGGAAGAGGTGACATATGCAAAATGGGAACGTTTCAGCAATTGGGTGCATTGTATATGCATTGTTACTTTTGATCTTGAACTGGGCCAAGCTATTGag GCGATTTATCCTAATCACGTTAAGTTATCTGAGCAAGAGAGATCCAATGTCTGTTACTTAGCCTTTCCTGATTCCAATTCTGGATGTATGGGAGATACGCAGTATCACGTACGGATAAGACAGAGTGGTATAATGGTGCAGCAAACTAGTGCTCTGAAGGAGTACGATAGGAAATCACCTTCTTTTCTACAAACTGATAGAGATTATTACTGGGGATACGTATATTTTCGACAGGTGAAGGATAAGTCTTTGCCAAGAGGATATTTTCAAAAG AGTGTTGTAATTATTACGAAACTGCCATTTGTTAATTTGTTCTGCGAATTATGTGCTTTAATCGCGCCGGAATTCTTCGAGACCGGAACGGCGCTTATGGAAGCTGTGGTGCGTGAGATTGATCAGTGGCCTGCTCCCATTCCAGGCCAGATAGTTCACTTACCTCTTATCGGTGTACTGTTTCAG ACATATATCCcaaatcaaaattacaaaGCCATTATTCCATCGATTGCTGCCATGGAACATGCACCAAACGTGCACACAACGCGAAGACTGATGTTGACGTCAGCCCATGAGGGCGACATGTTCCGAAGTTTAGCGAGTGTTGTTAGTTATGTACATTTATTGTGGGAGCTGGTTCTTCTTAGCGAGCCAATTGTTGTGATGGCTGGCTCGCCGACTACTTGTTCCGAGATGGTCCAAGCGCTTATAGC AATGATTGCGCCGTTGAAGTACTGTTCCGATCATCGCCCGTACTTCACTATCCACGATTCGGAATTCAAAGAGTACACCGCGGACTCTCCAGCGCCGCCCGCTGTAATCCTAGGTGTGACGAATCCTTTCTTTGCCAAAACCCTGCAACACTGGCCGCATATCATCAGAATAAGTAACGGCAGCAACAGCG ACCAGAAATACAAAATCAAGAAGTCTGAGAATCTCAAGGTGCTGGACTCCAAACCTGGCGTTTACACACAGTACAAGCCTTTCCTGCAAAAAGATAAAACCATCTTGAAGAAATTGTTCAGAGGCATTCAGACAAAACGGCCGGGCGAAGTGCAGACTGCGCTCTTGAAACGTCATCTAATAGAGTTAACAGAAAGCTTCATGATCCCGCTCGAGAGATACATCGCAACTCTTATGCCACTACAAAAGAACATATCACCCTTCAAG GCAACTCCTACACCACAAATGTTCAATCCAGATGACTTCCTAGCTAGTTTAAGTAGTGCCGGTCCCCAATTAACTACAGGTACAAAAGGAGATTGGGTGGGATTGTACAAGCGATTCTTCAGGTCGCCTAATTTCTCAGGATGGTTCCACACGAGATACATGGAGCTGAGTCAGCAGTTGCAAGTTAAACAGTTGGAAAAATTATCGCAGGCC GATTTGAAAACGTGGGTGCAGGGAAAGCAAGAGGTAGAAGTGGTCGATATGATACTTAGGATTCGCCAAAAGCTGGAGAAAAGCTGCATCGATGACTTACCAATCGATAACTCAATAAGGGAGAGATTACGGGAGAGAATAAACGATATTACGCATGAATTGCCGGACgatttgaaagttattttaagaCGCGAATCTTGA
- the LOC105671742 gene encoding GTP-binding protein Rit2 isoform X2: MSVAADASQDRIVACNGKDDVPVITQPTTRRGLRIYKIVVLGDGGVGKSAVTLQFVSHTFLDYHDPTIEDSYQKQAVIDGEAALLDILDTAGQVEFTAMREQYMRCGEGFMICYSVTDRHSFQETMEYRKLISRVRANENIPLVLVGNKFDLQHQRKVTTEEGKALAEELGCPFYETSAALRQFIDDAFFSLVRQIRAKERPRRDPLHRKRSRWWRIRSIFAFIFRRKPRRALNHSP; encoded by the exons ATGTCGGTGGCGGCCGATGCCTCCCAGGACAGGATCGTCGCCTGCAACGGCAAGGACGACGTGCCGGTGATAACGCAGCCTACCACTAGGCGTGGACTCAGGATCTACAAGATCGTCGTGCTGGGTGACGGCGGCGTTGGCAAGTCAG CTGTTACTTTGCAGTTTGTTAGTCACACGTTCCTGGACTATCACGACCCCACTATAG AGGACTCGTACCAGAAGCAAGCAGTCATCGATGGGGAGGCAGCTCTTTTGGATATTTTAGACACAGCTGGACAG GTGGAGTTCACGGCGATGCGTGAGCAGTACATGAGATGCGGCGAAGGTTTCATGATATGTTACTCCGTAACGGACAGGCATAGCTTCCAGGAGACAATGGAGTATAGAAAACTGATATCGCGTGTGCGCGCGAACGAAAACATTCCTCTGGTGCTAGTCGGGAATAAGTTTGATCTACAACATCAGCGAAAG GTGACGACGGAGGAAGGCAAGGCACTAGCGGAGGAGCTCGGCTGTCCGTTTTACGAGACATCGGCTGCTCTGAGGCAATTCATCGACGACGCGTTCTTCTCGCTGGTCAGGCAGATACGCGCCAAGGAGAGACCCCGAAGAGATCCCTTGCATCGCAAACGCAGCCGTTGGTGGCGAATTCGCTCGATATTTGCGTTTATCTTCCGACGGAAACCCAGACGCGCTCTCAATCATTCGCCTTAG
- the LOC105671742 gene encoding GTP-binding protein Rit2 isoform X1: MSVAADASQDRIVACNGKDDVPVITQPTTRRGLRIYKIVVLGDGGVGKSAVTLQFVSHTFLDYHDPTIEDSYQKQAVIDGEAALLDILDTAGQVRDSYVEFTAMREQYMRCGEGFMICYSVTDRHSFQETMEYRKLISRVRANENIPLVLVGNKFDLQHQRKVTTEEGKALAEELGCPFYETSAALRQFIDDAFFSLVRQIRAKERPRRDPLHRKRSRWWRIRSIFAFIFRRKPRRALNHSP; the protein is encoded by the exons ATGTCGGTGGCGGCCGATGCCTCCCAGGACAGGATCGTCGCCTGCAACGGCAAGGACGACGTGCCGGTGATAACGCAGCCTACCACTAGGCGTGGACTCAGGATCTACAAGATCGTCGTGCTGGGTGACGGCGGCGTTGGCAAGTCAG CTGTTACTTTGCAGTTTGTTAGTCACACGTTCCTGGACTATCACGACCCCACTATAG AGGACTCGTACCAGAAGCAAGCAGTCATCGATGGGGAGGCAGCTCTTTTGGATATTTTAGACACAGCTGGACAGGTTCGAGATTCTTAT GTGGAGTTCACGGCGATGCGTGAGCAGTACATGAGATGCGGCGAAGGTTTCATGATATGTTACTCCGTAACGGACAGGCATAGCTTCCAGGAGACAATGGAGTATAGAAAACTGATATCGCGTGTGCGCGCGAACGAAAACATTCCTCTGGTGCTAGTCGGGAATAAGTTTGATCTACAACATCAGCGAAAG GTGACGACGGAGGAAGGCAAGGCACTAGCGGAGGAGCTCGGCTGTCCGTTTTACGAGACATCGGCTGCTCTGAGGCAATTCATCGACGACGCGTTCTTCTCGCTGGTCAGGCAGATACGCGCCAAGGAGAGACCCCGAAGAGATCCCTTGCATCGCAAACGCAGCCGTTGGTGGCGAATTCGCTCGATATTTGCGTTTATCTTCCGACGGAAACCCAGACGCGCTCTCAATCATTCGCCTTAG
- the LOC105671742 gene encoding GTP-binding protein Rit2 isoform X3: protein MSVAADASQDRIVACNGKDDVPVITQPTTRRGLRIYKIVVLGDGGVGKSEDSYQKQAVIDGEAALLDILDTAGQVRDSYVEFTAMREQYMRCGEGFMICYSVTDRHSFQETMEYRKLISRVRANENIPLVLVGNKFDLQHQRKVTTEEGKALAEELGCPFYETSAALRQFIDDAFFSLVRQIRAKERPRRDPLHRKRSRWWRIRSIFAFIFRRKPRRALNHSP, encoded by the exons ATGTCGGTGGCGGCCGATGCCTCCCAGGACAGGATCGTCGCCTGCAACGGCAAGGACGACGTGCCGGTGATAACGCAGCCTACCACTAGGCGTGGACTCAGGATCTACAAGATCGTCGTGCTGGGTGACGGCGGCGTTGGCAAGTCAG AGGACTCGTACCAGAAGCAAGCAGTCATCGATGGGGAGGCAGCTCTTTTGGATATTTTAGACACAGCTGGACAGGTTCGAGATTCTTAT GTGGAGTTCACGGCGATGCGTGAGCAGTACATGAGATGCGGCGAAGGTTTCATGATATGTTACTCCGTAACGGACAGGCATAGCTTCCAGGAGACAATGGAGTATAGAAAACTGATATCGCGTGTGCGCGCGAACGAAAACATTCCTCTGGTGCTAGTCGGGAATAAGTTTGATCTACAACATCAGCGAAAG GTGACGACGGAGGAAGGCAAGGCACTAGCGGAGGAGCTCGGCTGTCCGTTTTACGAGACATCGGCTGCTCTGAGGCAATTCATCGACGACGCGTTCTTCTCGCTGGTCAGGCAGATACGCGCCAAGGAGAGACCCCGAAGAGATCCCTTGCATCGCAAACGCAGCCGTTGGTGGCGAATTCGCTCGATATTTGCGTTTATCTTCCGACGGAAACCCAGACGCGCTCTCAATCATTCGCCTTAG
- the LOC105671742 gene encoding GTP-binding protein Rit2 isoform X4, with amino-acid sequence MSVAADASQDRIVACNGKDDVPVITQPTTRRGLRIYKIVVLGDGGVGKSEDSYQKQAVIDGEAALLDILDTAGQVEFTAMREQYMRCGEGFMICYSVTDRHSFQETMEYRKLISRVRANENIPLVLVGNKFDLQHQRKVTTEEGKALAEELGCPFYETSAALRQFIDDAFFSLVRQIRAKERPRRDPLHRKRSRWWRIRSIFAFIFRRKPRRALNHSP; translated from the exons ATGTCGGTGGCGGCCGATGCCTCCCAGGACAGGATCGTCGCCTGCAACGGCAAGGACGACGTGCCGGTGATAACGCAGCCTACCACTAGGCGTGGACTCAGGATCTACAAGATCGTCGTGCTGGGTGACGGCGGCGTTGGCAAGTCAG AGGACTCGTACCAGAAGCAAGCAGTCATCGATGGGGAGGCAGCTCTTTTGGATATTTTAGACACAGCTGGACAG GTGGAGTTCACGGCGATGCGTGAGCAGTACATGAGATGCGGCGAAGGTTTCATGATATGTTACTCCGTAACGGACAGGCATAGCTTCCAGGAGACAATGGAGTATAGAAAACTGATATCGCGTGTGCGCGCGAACGAAAACATTCCTCTGGTGCTAGTCGGGAATAAGTTTGATCTACAACATCAGCGAAAG GTGACGACGGAGGAAGGCAAGGCACTAGCGGAGGAGCTCGGCTGTCCGTTTTACGAGACATCGGCTGCTCTGAGGCAATTCATCGACGACGCGTTCTTCTCGCTGGTCAGGCAGATACGCGCCAAGGAGAGACCCCGAAGAGATCCCTTGCATCGCAAACGCAGCCGTTGGTGGCGAATTCGCTCGATATTTGCGTTTATCTTCCGACGGAAACCCAGACGCGCTCTCAATCATTCGCCTTAG
- the LOC105671754 gene encoding calcium-binding and coiled-coil domain-containing protein 2-like isoform X1 — translation MGIDGMRVGGGRCPPLLVGGLLLACLMLICNWWTLSSENLELVRQIDDLNEQLKISAEERDQCVTLRGNLEQRYKHTEDELATLHLRLEQQLDFKKKNDELEDSVTVCKSELDSLNKLDATKTATLETLRLEKDTINTQLDQKRNENKQFKEEVEELKKEIDQLKLSCNAPPEKKQTPYLQSPPTVVINKSQLHPLPESAVRISVAGQRGLKYHGIPILPTDPPGAVRQTPRFSVTMLKKVETDSKQVNANASYAAAEQGIAEFEDFARDNNEDEVQSTDGTMLLPDEEEGKAQSATQKLEDKTK, via the exons ATGGGAATCGACGGTATGAGGGTCGGCGGAGGCAGATGCCCGCCCCTTCTTGTTGGAGGACTTCTCCTGGCGTGTCTTATGCTCATCTGCAACTGGTGGACCTTATCTTCCGAGAACCTGGAGCTTGTCAGGCAAATCGACGACCTCAACGAGCAGCTCAAGATCAG TGCTGAAGAGAGGGATCAGTGTGTAACATTACGTGGTAACCTAGAGCAGAGGTATAAACACACAGAGGATGAACTGGCTACATTACACCTTCGCTTGGAGCAACAGcttgattttaaaaagaaaaacgatgaGCTAGAGGATTCAGTGACAGTATGCAAAAGCGAGTTGGACTCATTAAACAAACTGGACGCCACTAAAACTGCGACATTAGAAACATTGAGATTAGAAAAAGACACAATTAATACTCAATTAGATCAAAAGCGAAATGAGAATAAACAGTTTAAAGAAGAAGTAGAAGAG ctgaaaaaagaaatagatcaACTCAAGCTTAGTTGTAATGCGCCACCTGAGAAGAAACAGACTCCATATCTTCAATCAc CACCAACAGTGGTCATTAACAAGTCTCAGTTGCATCCACTACCGGAGTCCGCTGTAAGAATATCCGTAGCTGGTCAGCGAGGTTTGAAGTACCACGGCATTCCGATCCTACCAACAGATCCACCTGGTGCTGTGCGCCAAACTCCTCGTTTCTCAGTGACTATGTTGAAGAAAG TTGAAACGGATTCAAAACAAGTCAATGCCAATGCGTCGTATGCTGCCGCGGAGCAGGGTATTGCCGAGTTCGAAGATTTTGCACGTG ATAACAATGAAGATGAAGTTCAGAGCACAGACGGGACTATGCTACTTCCAGATGAGGAAGAAGGGAAAGCGCAGAGTGCCACACAGAAACTTGAagataaaactaaataa
- the LOC105671754 gene encoding calcium-binding and coiled-coil domain-containing protein 2-like isoform X2: MGIDGMRVGGGRCPPLLVGGLLLACLMLICNWWTLSSENLELVRQIDDLNEQLKISAEERDQCVTLRGNLEQRYKHTEDELATLHLRLEQQLDFKKKNDELEDSVTVCKSELDSLNKLDATKTATLETLRLEKDTINTQLDQKRNENKQFKEEVEELKKEIDQLKLSCNAPPEKKQTPYLQSLETDSKQVNANASYAAAEQGIAEFEDFARDNNEDEVQSTDGTMLLPDEEEGKAQSATQKLEDKTK; the protein is encoded by the exons ATGGGAATCGACGGTATGAGGGTCGGCGGAGGCAGATGCCCGCCCCTTCTTGTTGGAGGACTTCTCCTGGCGTGTCTTATGCTCATCTGCAACTGGTGGACCTTATCTTCCGAGAACCTGGAGCTTGTCAGGCAAATCGACGACCTCAACGAGCAGCTCAAGATCAG TGCTGAAGAGAGGGATCAGTGTGTAACATTACGTGGTAACCTAGAGCAGAGGTATAAACACACAGAGGATGAACTGGCTACATTACACCTTCGCTTGGAGCAACAGcttgattttaaaaagaaaaacgatgaGCTAGAGGATTCAGTGACAGTATGCAAAAGCGAGTTGGACTCATTAAACAAACTGGACGCCACTAAAACTGCGACATTAGAAACATTGAGATTAGAAAAAGACACAATTAATACTCAATTAGATCAAAAGCGAAATGAGAATAAACAGTTTAAAGAAGAAGTAGAAGAG ctgaaaaaagaaatagatcaACTCAAGCTTAGTTGTAATGCGCCACCTGAGAAGAAACAGACTCCATATCTTCAATCAc TTGAAACGGATTCAAAACAAGTCAATGCCAATGCGTCGTATGCTGCCGCGGAGCAGGGTATTGCCGAGTTCGAAGATTTTGCACGTG ATAACAATGAAGATGAAGTTCAGAGCACAGACGGGACTATGCTACTTCCAGATGAGGAAGAAGGGAAAGCGCAGAGTGCCACACAGAAACTTGAagataaaactaaataa